The genomic segment TCAATATGGCTCTTTAATCTAACTAATTCTTCTGTAACGTCACTTTTATCAGCCATAATAACTACTTCATTGGCTAATCTCTCTTCATTAACTTCAGCATCAGTCAATAATTCTTCAAGCCTATCTTCCAGCTTTGCTTTATACTTATCAACCATCTCAGGAATTCTATCTTCTATCTTTTCAATCAAACTCTCAATACTTTCCGCTCTGGCTGCTAGATCAGCTAGAAGTTTATTACCTTCCTTTTCTCTCATCTCTATAAAATCAACTAAGGCTTCTTTTGTTGCCTCTTTAATCTCAGGCCATAGCCCCTCTACATTCTGTTTTATTTCTTCTACTTCCAGAATATCATCAAACTGCGTTAATAAATTAATATTCAGTTCACCAGTTAAATCAAATTTATCCTTTAATCTCTTTAAAGAATCAATATACTCTGTAGCTGTTGTCTGATTAATACTTACTTTTACCTCAGCCTCTTCTTTATTCTTTATCTCTAAATTATAATTCACTTTTCCCCGTCCAACCCTGCTTTTAATAATCTCTTTGAGTTTGGGCTCCAATGGAGAAAAATGATCCGGAATATGTAAATAGATCTTCTGATATTTATGATTAACAGACTTAATCTCTACTATTATCTCATATCCTTCAATTTCTACCTGGGCCTGACTATAACCGGTCATACTTCTAAGCATCTTTGTCACCTACCTACTCCAATAATAGATTTACCCACATTACAGGAAATTATTAATACTTTAGTTGCTAAGTTAAACCAATATGACTATCTATTAATATAACATTCTTTAATTCTGATTGCAAGAAAAAAGATAGCTCTTGAAGAGCTATCTTAGAAAGAATGCTACTACTTTTCAAATCTACTGGCCAATTCATCATACACCTGATTTAAATTGATCTCGTGATAATTCAATAAAACCAATAAGTGATATAATAAATCAGCTATCTCAGCAACAATCTCCTCCTCATCGCCATTCTTCGAAGCAATGACTACTTCTGTTGCTTCTTCGCCTACCTTCTTTAAGATCTTATCCAGTCCTTCATCGAAGAGATAACAGGTATAGGAATCCTCTACCGGATTCTCTTTGCGGTCCAGTACTACCTGATAGACTTCCTGCAGAATCTGGGGCAAGCTGCCTTTCGGTACTAACTGATTCTCAGTCTTCTCTTCAGAATCATCGCTTACTTTCTCGCCGTAGACTTCATCAGGGTCAAATACCTTCCGGCCAGTAGCTTCAAACTTCTTGCTAGAATTAAGCTGGCGGTAAAAACAGGAGTAATAACCAGTATGGCAGGCGCCCCCTGTCTGGCGTACCTTAACTAGTAATGTATCTCCATCACAATCAAGCTTAATCTCTTCTACCTGTTGTAAGTGACCGGATGATTCTCCCTTCTTCCATAGTTTCTGTCGGCTGCGGCTCCAAAACCAGGTATAACCTGTCTTTACAGTCTTAGTTACTGCTTCTTGATTCATATAAGCCATCATCAGAACTTCATCAGTCTCAATATCCTGAACAATAGCCGGAATTAAATCGTCATCATTAAAATCAAGCTCATCTAAATAATTCATATCCTTACTACTACCTCCTCCTGCTGTAGATACTCCTTAACTTCTGTAATCGAATACTCCTCAAAATGAAAGATAGAAGCTGCTAAAGCTGCATCAGCCTTACCTTCAGTAAAGGCATTCAAGATATCCTCCGGATCTCCTGCTCCTCCAGAAGCAATCACTGGAATATTTAACCGGCTGGAAACAGCAGCATTCAATTCGTTATCATAGCCGTCTTTAGTACCGTCAGAATCCATACTGGTTAACAGAATCTCGCCTGCTCCTAGCTCTTCAACTCTTGTAGCCCACTCAACAGCATCCAGTCCTGTAGCTTTGCGCCCGCCGTGAATATATACTTCCCAGCCTGAATCATCCTCCTTGCGTTTAGCATCAATGGCTACTACAATACACTGGCTGCCGAACTTTTTGGCACCTTCAGCAATCAAATCAGGATTCTTAACTGCAGCCGAATTAATAGAAATCTTATCGGCCCCGGCCTTCAAAAGCCGACGCATATCAGCTATGGTCCGAATGCCGCCCCCGATTGTGAAGGGAATAAAGACCTCTTCTGAAGTCCGCTTCACTACTTCAACCATTGTCTCCCTCTTTTCTGCGGAAGCAGTAATATCTAAAAAGACCAATTCATCAGCCCCTGCCTGATCATAAAATGCAGCCAGTTCTACTGGATCACCGGCATCTCTAAGTCCCACAAAATTAACTCCTTTTACTACCCGGCCTTCATCCACATCAAGACAGGGAATTATCCGTTTAGCTAACACATATCTTCCCTCCCATCACTAATCTTGGTCATCGACTAACTCAATTGCTTCTTCTAAATCTAGATCCTTACTGTAAAGAGCCTTACCTGTAATTACTCCTTCAACACCAAACTCCTCTAACTCAGCTATGGCCTCAATATCGGCTAATTGGGATACCCCTCCAGAAGCTATAACCTTCAATTCTGTCTTACAGGCCAACTCTTTAGTATTCTCAATATTAGGACCAGTTAGCGTTCCATCTTTACTGATATCAGTAAAGACAACCCGCTTAACTCCTTTCTGCTGCATAGCCTTGCCTAGATCTACAGCAGTAGTATCCGATGTCTCTAGCCAGCCTTCAGTAGCTACATAGCCGTCTTTAGCATCAATACCGATGACTATCCTATCACTACCGAAGTTATCGATTGCCCTCACTACCAGATCAGGATTCTCCACTGCTGCTGTTCCGATAATCACACGTTCAACTCCGATATCTAAAT from the Acetohalobium arabaticum DSM 5501 genome contains:
- a CDS encoding YicC/YloC family endoribonuclease gives rise to the protein MLRSMTGYSQAQVEIEGYEIIVEIKSVNHKYQKIYLHIPDHFSPLEPKLKEIIKSRVGRGKVNYNLEIKNKEEAEVKVSINQTTATEYIDSLKRLKDKFDLTGELNINLLTQFDDILEVEEIKQNVEGLWPEIKEATKEALVDFIEMREKEGNKLLADLAARAESIESLIEKIEDRIPEMVDKYKAKLEDRLEELLTDAEVNEERLANEVVIMADKSDVTEELVRLKSHIEQFEETLELDVAEPVGRKLDFIAQEMHREINTVGSKINDSEISNYVIDLKSEVDKIREQVRNVE
- the hisIE gene encoding bifunctional phosphoribosyl-AMP cyclohydrolase/phosphoribosyl-ATP diphosphatase HisIE, with translation MNYLDELDFNDDDLIPAIVQDIETDEVLMMAYMNQEAVTKTVKTGYTWFWSRSRQKLWKKGESSGHLQQVEEIKLDCDGDTLLVKVRQTGGACHTGYYSCFYRQLNSSKKFEATGRKVFDPDEVYGEKVSDDSEEKTENQLVPKGSLPQILQEVYQVVLDRKENPVEDSYTCYLFDEGLDKILKKVGEEATEVVIASKNGDEEEIVAEIADLLYHLLVLLNYHEINLNQVYDELASRFEK
- the hisF gene encoding imidazole glycerol phosphate synthase subunit HisF, which produces MLAKRIIPCLDVDEGRVVKGVNFVGLRDAGDPVELAAFYDQAGADELVFLDITASAEKRETMVEVVKRTSEEVFIPFTIGGGIRTIADMRRLLKAGADKISINSAAVKNPDLIAEGAKKFGSQCIVVAIDAKRKEDDSGWEVYIHGGRKATGLDAVEWATRVEELGAGEILLTSMDSDGTKDGYDNELNAAVSSRLNIPVIASGGAGDPEDILNAFTEGKADAALAASIFHFEEYSITEVKEYLQQEEVVVRI
- the hisA gene encoding 1-(5-phosphoribosyl)-5-[(5-phosphoribosylamino)methylideneamino]imidazole-4-carboxamide isomerase, whose protein sequence is MEVIPAIDIKDGECVRLYKGDFDQKTVYGQPLEMAELWAAKGATRLHIVDLDGALDGKPKNLDLISEIVNRVELPLQVGGGIRDLATIENYLDIGVERVIIGTAAVENPDLVVRAIDNFGSDRIVIGIDAKDGYVATEGWLETSDTTAVDLGKAMQQKGVKRVVFTDISKDGTLTGPNIENTKELACKTELKVIASGGVSQLADIEAIAELEEFGVEGVITGKALYSKDLDLEEAIELVDDQD